Sequence from the Fusarium oxysporum Fo47 chromosome VI, complete sequence genome:
GCATGATTAGGGTGCCTCGATGAATAACGCGGCCCCCCATCCCCTTGAAGTTCTACTGGACGAGGCTGTAGAGAATTGCTCGCACTGGTTGTGCTAAAGTgacagcaaagaagaagcttaaaGAAATGCATGACAGCATGGGAGGGGATGAAGAATAGCGAGAACAGAAGAAATTGTCAAACAGAATTATCGTTACAGTCGGTAGGTTTGCTGCCAATTTTCCATGGCTATAGATAGCCTGAAGGCGAGTTTGgttaatttaaatatttacCCATGGACTCTAGAAGATACGCAGAAAACATACAACAAAGGGATGTAATCTTATCACGGAATGTTTTTACATCGTGTTCGTGAACACAAACATTACGGACTTAGCATGGATTATTTGCATTGTTCTCTTTGAGATGAACCGGTGAATAGCGATATTTCAACATGACAAAGGCACTATGCACGGAAACAATGAACAACAGTTGTAGAGACAGTTCCCAGACAAAAGATATACCGAACAACGTAGCCGCAGAAGCATCGCATTTACTATAATACCCAAGTACAATACTATGTATATTGGCATCTATTGATAAACTATTTCCCCTAGTATGGTAATCTAGTCACACCCGAAAGAATTCATAATGCATGGCTCGACTTAGGTTGCCTTGAAAGTAATAATCAAAGCCAGAATGTATTGGCGAGTGCAGATTCATCACTAGGTCTTAGGATCGTCAAAGTAACATATGCCCTGTAATAGAATCTGGTCAGGGTTCTCCAACAGACTTAGTTGGCCACAGCTGAATCTGACAGACAAGTGAGAACGAATATAAAGGAAGTTACGTAGATCGCACCGTCGAGTCTGAATGGCAAAGTTCTCAGCCTTAGACAGTTTACTCTTTACAACGCTAGTCGGCTAGCAGCAAACTGCCAAATGTGAACGTCGAGACATGCTGTGCCACTAGTGACCAGGTAGGCAAAGGACAAACCTTGAGAGTTGTGCGAAGCTAGGTCTAGTATGATTGAGGCCATCCCCAGGCCCGAAAGCTTAAATATACCATGGTTCTGCTGCCATCTGACAGAAAACGGGTTTCCCAACCGGCTTTGGTAGTGTCGTTGCCGACTTAGGCTACTGGTTATAGGTAAAGACATCCAACTGCCGTCATTGGAGCCAGCCTAGCCAGCATTGAATTTAAGCGCTATCTTTGCACTTCCTGCTCAAAGACTCAAGTGCTGCATGGCGGTACGGATAAGTGCTTGGCGATACTGCCGACATACCCAGAGCAGCCCGTTATTTCCCGCGGTCTGAGATCTGACGTACATGGATAGTCTGTAATCTCTGGAAGAACGCAGAAAGCAGTCGTTGGGTCGCTTGATCAGGACACAGGATGGACTGCATGGAATGAAACGGAGGGATTGAAAGCGTGGGGATGGCATGTCTTGAAGTGACATTCCAAATTCAAGGATCTCATTCTAGGATCCGGCAGATTGGAAGCAAGAGCCGGCGGCAGATGACGCAAGTGGATTTCGATCTAGGTTTTTGTGGTAATTGTAGGTATTCGGCCGACATGGAACAGGTGGTTGGTTGTTGGAGATAATTGAAGTGTCTGGGTTACACTCCCCAGCTTTGATCCTGAATCATACCAGCATTTAAGAGTGAGGTTGTGACTGGAAGAGATAAGGGGAACGAGTGAGAGTGTATTCGTCTCCGATTATGCAATATAACCCTCCTTTACGTCAAATAGCAGAGGTCATAAGCTCGACACCACCACTGACAACTTGTCGATCACCAAAAGGGGTATCTCTGGGTGACCTCTCAAGATCCCCGTCACCCACATTTTGCGTCATAATAGATTCTGGACCCCCGCTGCCGAGTCCACTTTAAGTGGGAGCCTCCGCTGTATCTACAGTATAGATCGCAGTTGATAGGAGGCTGAAGCCCAGACAAATGACAATGTACTTTCAAGTGCACCTGGAGTTTTGCTTCATAGAGATGGCGCCTTGGAAACAGGCAAAAGATCACCAATTCAGGAAGAAATACCAATGGAATGTCCGCCATGAGTTCTGAAGTCTGTATGGCCTCTTTTATTCACCACATGCGGCGGCCTTCTTTCAGATACTCGTGACATGTCGTTGGTCCTTCTTCGGCCCCCAGCCGACCATATCCATGACATCCGATGGCGCTCGTTCACTCACCGTTTCATGGGGACGCCCTCGTCGTATCCTGAAGAGGCACTCACGCTGCATTGGCTGTTTACTATAGTAGTCTAGCTCACAGACTAGGCAAGGCACATAAACATCACGTCAAGGCCGTTCATTTTTTAGCCTCTCATTTTgcctccatcttcatcactaTCTCGCTCGTGCATCGCCCACCTTCCGCCGTCTTTTCATCGTTTCTCTTTCCATCCGCCTCAAAGCCTcacctcttcctcagcctcaCTTTTAATTCTAAAGCTTCTGCCAATAATCTTAACCCATTTCTTGATCGAAGCTTTGCGCTCAATCTGAATCTCTGTTCTTGAGGTTGCCACTTGGAATAACGGGCTGGACTTTAGGACGCCGCATCCCTCCGTTGTCCATCGTCTCCGCATCGTCAGGAGAACCGAGCCAAACTTGCTCTAGAACCCCCCAACTGACCGCGTGACAAAAGCACAACCACGGGCGACAACGGCAAACAACTCAGCGTATGCTAGAGACCCCCTCGCTTTTCGAATTGTCTCCAATTTACTCGCCATATCGACCGGTTTTCTGGCAGTGTTGGTCCCGGGTTGTTATGGGCTCGCGCCTCAACCCCAGTCAATAATCGATTCCCATCGACTTCGCCCCCTCGCCaatctcttcacctctctgTTGCCGCGATTCTATCACAGGACTTCAGGACGATAAAGTCATGGCTGCGACCGTTGCGCCCTCACATGCTGGTGGCCTACCATCGTCATCGGGAATCCCTGCGCCCTCGCATTCCGCAAACTCTCACTCACATGCCCAAGATGCTCCGAGTGGACCAACATCTCCCACCCCAAGTCCATTACCACAAACCCGCAAATTCAATCTTCGCGACTTCAGACGAGTTCGCACACTAGGGACAGGTATGTCCATGTCTTGTAGACTTATGGCCTTCCGCTTCTGACCCCCTGAAAAAGGAACATTTGCTCGGGTCTGCCTCGTCCGTCCCGCCGCAACTGCGCATATCCCCCTTGACCATCAACTCAACCCCGAAGTCTACGCCCTCAAGATCCTACGGAAACCAGAAGTCATCCGTCTCAAACAAGTCGATCATGTCCGACACGAACGCGCTATTCTCGCTGATGTTGCAGGTCATCCTTTCATCACAAACCTAATCGCCTCCTTTTCCGACCAAGATTCGCTCTACATGCTGCTCGACTACGTTCCTGGGGGAGAGTTGTTCACATATCTTAGAAAGTTACGACGCTTCGAAGAATCTGTCGCACGCTTCTACGCCGCCGAGATTGTTCTTGTTCTGGAGTACTTGCATGAGCAGCAAGGAGGTATTGCCTATCGAGACCTTAAACCTGAAAACCTGCTTCTGGATCAAGAGGGCCACATCAAGCTTGTTGATTTTGGCTTTGCCAAGCGACTTGGCTACCGTGAAGATAACCGCCCTGTCGAGACATACACCTTGTGCGGGACACCTGAGTATCTCGCCCCCGAGGTCATCCAAAACAAAGGTCACACAGGCGCAGTTGACTGGTGGGCACTGGGCATTCTAATATATGAATTCTTGACGGGGTATCCTCCTTTCTGGCACCAGAACCCCATCGAGATCTACAAGCAGTGGGTAATTGTTCGACAGATGTGTAAGAATGGCAAGTTGACTATTTCTCCGCAGGATACTAGAAAAGCCCGTTGTCTTTCCCCAAGACCCCCCCTTATCAGAAGAAGCTAAGGATATAATACGGTCCTTCTGCACCGTCGATCGTTCTCGGCGCCTTGGTAATATAAGCGGCGGTGCAGCACGTGTGAAAGCCCACCCTTTCTTCCATGACACCAACTGGGATGACATTTTCAACCGTCGACAAAAGGGCCCCATCCAGCCCCCGATACGATATCCGGGCGATGCACAATGTTTCGACGTCTACCCCGAGGACGACGGATCTCGCGAGCCTTATGGCCGCGAGATGGCGGAGAAATATGACCCATATTTCGCTGACTTCTAATCACCCGAACCCGCCACCCACCTGGATCGGAAGATGGGTGCCGACGTATCTCGTCATGCCAAACGTCCATTTAATACATGAGAATTACTCGGCAGTCAGACTCTACTCCAAATATGCAAAAGCGCATACAAGGTGCCCAAATGACCCTTGAGAATGAACATACACACAATGACGAATTACGATTCAACGTCAGAAACATCGGTTCTTAAATCAGCATTTCTATTAAGCGTTTATGACCAATGTCTGGAGAACAGCGTTTCACTACGAATAATGACTTCGATGAGGAGATTGGAGATACTATACTACACTACTCCTTGGTATCCAATGTTCGTTTAACTCCATTGCTTTTTACGTCTTTTTACCTTGTGCAAGCGAATGGTTTAGCTCATGACATCTGAGTTGTATAGGCAGTTATACCTGAAGCTTTATATTACCCGCACATCTGATACTCGTTTCTCGGGGCCGTGAAATGTGTGGCGAGACAGTGAAGGATAATCTTGCACATACCTCATTTCCTGTTCAATGAATTTATTTGTTAACGCTGTTTGCCTTTGCTTGCAAGCAGTGAAACTAATACAATACTACGTTTTTGCATACATGATGTTTGAGTGCTTGCCTGCTGCTATATACTATCTAAATGAGTTGTATCAACCAGCAAATAATAAAGTGAGCAACGGGGGATAGCGACAGACACGCAGTCTTGTGTCACAAGCATAGTACAAGACAACCCCACCGGGCCTTAGGGTGTTTGAAGTTGCTAGGTCTTCTTGCAATTATGTTTTCACATCCCCCGAGACCAGAGAGAACAATGCAGTAAAAATGTGGCTCAGAACCGCCAGTACAGCCAGTACACACCTGCACCAAAAGCGAGTACTGTGGCTAGGATACAGACACCCTGCTTAGTACTCCAGAGGTACATGCTCCAGCCTGCCATGACCTCCTTACGGCGTGCGGCGGCCCGGCGCTCCCAGGCCTCTGGGTCAATTTCCATAGGGAGTCGGGCCCGAGGGTCCTTGCTTACACCACGGTCCAGGTCTGACGGCGGGGCCATATCACTCGGTGAAATGAGGGGCACGTCGATACGTAGGAACACTGGACGATGATCGCTCATACGCAGTACTGGAAGACAGTCATAAGCACGAACGTTGAACTTGGGGTCCTGGCTATTCCCTTTTTTGAGCCATGAAGGTACGTCGAGAAATAGGATCCGATCTGTCCAACCTGGATAGCGATGAACCGCAAATTTCCAGGGCACGTCAAGCTCGGGCTCTCGCGTGCCAGGTCGTGGTGGTAACACATCGTACTTGTAAGTCGGTGGGAAGCGCACCTCGTGCTCTGATAACCCATGTAAAGTGCGGCCAGCGTTACGCTCACGGGTAAGCTGATCGAGACGGAAAAAATCTGGATAGTAGTTCTCCGACTCCGGATCTAGACTGGGGAATGTAGCGGAAGGGGGCGGGGACGTGGTGGATATTCTATAATTTAGATCGCCGGCAACAAAGAGGAATGATGAGGGCCTGAAAACGGAGATGTTGTGCAactgttgttgaagttgtgAGTGTTGCTCGTTGTGTTCATTATCGAGGAGGCGCGTACGCTCGGGCTCGTCTTCGGcgggtggtgttgaggctggAGATGGGGTGACAGAGGTCTTGTAGCTATTCACAACCACTTCTGGGTTTTCAAAAGCCATACCACGCATTATAGCAGCCCAGTTGGCATTACGCCGGGGTAAGTTCCATTCCATAGCCGCCAGATGTGTTGCGACAAAAGTCAGCTCAGATGAGCCACCATCAGCTTCATAAAGCATGCGTAGACCGACAGCGCCCTTGTTCCCTATCTCAGCGGCCCCAAACCCAACTTCCGCCTCTTGAATATTCTTTAGCCTCGAAGGCTCGCGAGCGAAGAGCATTATGGCGGTGTAGCCAACATTTTTGGCTCGCACAAGTGTGTATGGCTTCGAGGGGAGGGCGGTGGGCGTAGTGTTGACAGTCTCGCTATTTCTACTCGATATATCATCAATAATATGTTGAGCGGCGATATTGATGGCTTGTTCGTATCGTGAGAGGTATGGGTTCAAGAAGTAACCACCAATGAAGGAGTACGCCAAGGGTGCCACCTCCTGTAGCGAGCTGCGAACAGAACATGAATCAGTACAAGATATCCCGGTGCTCTATATAGACCTTGTGCTGATCGTGTCTCGAGTCCCATGACTGTCGAAGCTAGCAGCGTATCGAGGGCGTTGGTAACCTGATCGCCTTCGGaagagacgaagaggatTGCGGCTTACAGAACAACAACCTCTGGTAAACCAGTTGCGTTTTGACGAAAGGCGGTTTGCAAATGGCTGCCGAAGACGGGAATATCGAGAAGATTCTTGGCACAGTTGAACGTGAGGTATAAGAGGTCAATAGAAGGGGGCGTCATGGTGGATGGAGCGGAGGAAGACGACAGCTTGGATTGGGAAGTCGACGTTGATTTTGTAGTCGTGGATTTGGTTACTGAAGTCGATGCCGCCATTGCAACGCACGACATTCAGGTCTCGGTGTAAAAAGCGCGAGACGGTCAAAGGTCTTgcaaggatgaagaagagaaatggtAAGAGAGGAACCAACTAACTTAAGAAACTAAAGAgagacaagaacaagggtcCCGCTGCAAGCCTAAAAGGGAAACCTCGAGTGTGCGCGAAGCTCACGACATGCAGGGAGGATGGTGGGCAGGTGAGATTGAGGATCTGGAACTGGCTGCAAGCAAGGAAAATGTGGGGTTAATGCTTGGTTTCGTCGATCACTATCGACTTTTGGTCCGGTTTAGACTTTGTTTTGTGGGTGTCGACATACAGGCATGATCACTTGAGATCCAATCGTCAGCATAGGCCGAAGAAGGGTTCGATCGCGTGCCCAAGCTGCTCCTTGGGCTCTCAGAGTAACACTACAGATTTCGACACCCGTGATGATGTACACACACTTTCCGCCTCCTGCAAGGTACGGCTATCAACTTAAAGCTCAGTATGGTACTTACCTTAGATATTTCTGTGTTGCGTTACATGAGGTATTCAGTTAAATCTACTACCAGAAACTGAAGACTATTCCTGAGATGATGACTGAATACATGAAACGTTGTACATCCTAACTTATCTGTTTTTCAAATGTCTATTGGCCTCCTATGTAACCAGCTCCTGTCATCCTCGTTACCGCTCGAGATAACGAGACCTGTAGGCTGCGAGGCACGCATTCCACACATGTGACCATCCAAACGACCTTGTCATTGGATGGCGGTTCCTCGGACACCCATTCGAGTCTGTGCCTTCAGCATGTCAATAACCAGTCTGCTCTTTTAGGTCAGATCCATCACTTGATTAGTGTATGAGCCAGGCATCAGTTTGTTTCATGATTCAACTGAAAGCCTGTACAACTGCGTAGGCTTCATGATATCAGGGCTAAACTTACTTCACCTAACTAGGCTACGGATTACCAAGAACGAACGGCATGACGCATCGTTCTGAAGTTGAACGATAATTTCCAAATAAAACAGACTGAATTTGTAGACTACCTAATGTGTGATCAAGAAATGAATGAAGGGGTGGATGTACGTGAAATCCAGGGCTGCTCAACCCGACGGTTGAAAATGTAGGCTCATCAACCATGTGTCCCTTGTCGGCTGCTGGGGAGTTTCGTTGATACCCGATTTCCCAACCTTGGACTTCATGATGGGAGTACCATGTCAGTTGCCGCGTCACCATGGTGTTTTTGAAAGCTGCAGCAACTTGTGTCAACTTGTTCGCCCAATGAAGTGCCTGATTCCATCCACCAACCCGAACAGTAGGATACCGGAGCTGACCTTAACTTAGGCCGGTAACTCCCACTGTTGCATCTGCCACTGTACCAAGATCCTCTGCCAACGTGGACTGCTATCCGTAACAGGCTTGCCATTCGCGACATGGTGTCGAGACTAGCTTTACCAGTAGCATAATTCCTGAACCGCGTCCCCTGTTGCCTCCCCAGAAGTTATCTCCGACAGGTAGGAGCAAACTCAAAAAGACCAGAGCAAACGTCCGTGCAAATTAAAtgaaagcaaagaaagatACGATGAAGGAAATGCCTGCTAGGGGATCGAGCTGAGCCGCTTCGACGGAAAGGTGAGCCATAGCGAGATGTGGACCCGAATTCAGCTCCAGGGGCGAATCTTGTATTATCGACACCATGGTATGTGGCATTCCGAGGTAAGGCTACTGTGCGAGTAGCAGTGATAGCCCCACAGGTTCGGTACACCCAGAAATAGGAGTACCGGACATGCCGTTCAGGAAAGTCTCCTGAAGGCATTGTAGTCGCTCAAAGGACGAAACCCGAAGGTTTATCCATTGTGCAACATTCCAACCATCAAGAGCTACCCGAGCCATGCGTAAAGTCGTGAATTCGCCAAAAGATACGTCGAAGAACAAGATAGAGCAAAGGCGTAGAAAATAGGCGTGACCGATCCGCGCTCCAACAATCGACCTCGATCAATAAGCAGAATGATGACCAGCAGAATCATTCAGCTGTTCAAGAGACTTGCATCCGGGTGTCGATGTTGGGTGTGAATCGCCAGTATCGGTAGCCATGAGTGAGAATCCCAAAAAGAGAGGAGTGATCGGTTTAGAAATCATTTCGGCCGATAGCTGCCCGAGGCATATCCCGCTCCCTTTGAAGCTGAGCGAAGCCTGTTTATCGTCCACTGAGTCAGCCATAGTTGTCAGCAAATCTCCCTTCGGCCAGCGGTACAAAAACACACTACACGCGCGAAGGAAAAAGATTCCTTACGAGGGACTAGAAAAAATAGGCGTTACTTATCACTCACATCCTGTCGCTTCCACCGATGGCACGGTTGGTGTCGGGAGTATCGACGCCAGCACCGGAGCCTCGCTCAAGCATCTTGCGACGAGTGCTGGGAATGGCATTAGGCTTAGCAGCAGACTGGCCGGCAGTAGCGGCGTTGGTACGGCTGGCACGGGCCTTTTCCTCGTCTTCAGGGTTGGCCTGACCGGCAGCCTGTGCGATAGCCTGCGCGTTCTTCTGGTACTTGTAGACTGTCCAGTCGAAAACATAATCATACTGGAAACCTTCACGAACAAAGAGGTCGCGGAAGATCTTGCGGAGGTAGCTGTAATCAGGCTTATCGTCGAATCGAAGAGATCGAGTGTAGTTGAGGTAGATTGCGAACTCATTGGGGAATCCACGGCAGAGAACCTCAGTAGGGGTAGtcatcttcttttccatAATGCGGTCGtacttctgcttcttggtgGCGGCCTTCAGGCCCTGCCAAGGGAGAGAGCCGCGGCAGAAATAGAGCATAACGTAACCAAGGGACTCCATATCATCACGTCGTGATTGCTCGACACCCAAGTGGGTGTTGATGGAGGCGTAGCGCGCAGTACCTGTCAGATTCTTGTTCTCTCTGTAGGGGATGTGGAAGTGAGTCTTGGGGTCGCGATACTTCTTGGCAAGACCGAAATCGATAACGTTGACTTGGTTACCTCGTTTGCCGATACCCATGAGGAAGTTGTCGGGCTTGATATCTCGGTGGATGAAAGACTTGGCGTGAATGTATTCGATTCGAGAAATGAGCTGATCGGCCAGGAGAAGAACCGTCTTCAAGGAAAACTTTCGGTTACAAAAGTTGAAGAGATCCTCCAGACTGGGGCCGAGAAGGTCGAGAACCATGGCATTATAGTCGCACTCGGTACCAAACCAGCGAACAAACGGGATTCCAACGCCACCAGCAAGAGACTTGTACACACGAGCCTCATACTCCAGTTGCGGgtgcttggccttgacgGACTCAAGTTTGATGGCGATCTCCTCACCGGAGATGATATTGGTGCCCAGATAGATATCACCGAAAGAACCTGAACCGATCTTTCGACCGATACGGTACTTGTTACCGACGCGAAGATCCTGCCCGACTGGGTTAGCCAATGCTGCAATAATGTTCCTTGCCTCTACTCAAGCTCCGGCACAAGTAACTCGGGCGATCAAAAAGGGCTTATGGTGCCTCAAGATGATTAACGTCGTTTTGGAGGTGTTGTGCACCGGAGCCTGAATCGAGACCTTGGAGATGGCGAACGTACCATGGTCGTCATGATGAAAGTTGATGGTTTTCCGTTCCGTAGGAATAAAAACGGATGAACAAGTGTACAAGTTTGTGTGATCTGCAAGCCTTCGTTGGCTATAGGGGGAGTCAGCAACGTCTAGGTTCGGTTGAAAAGTAGATAAATGAAAGCAAATGAGAAAAGGCGGCAATGCATGCAATGAGAGGGGCAAAACTGGGTCGGAGAAGAATCAGGCTTGAGGGCGGTGGGCAACGCCACAAGGCAAACCCGACGCAACTCGACGTAAGAGCGACTCGCCCGACAAGCCTCATGCAGTATCAAGAAAAGCCCGCGTAGGCATGAGTCGGTGCATCCAAATGACAGAGAATGAATATACGAACAAGACGGTTGATACAAAACCAAACAAAAAACACATTTCGGTCTAGGAAATATGATCGGCTAACATACCTGCAAGAGAATCGTGTGCGTTTGGAGGCGGTCAAAACGCGTGCAGGCTGATCTTTGGGAGGTGACGGCGTCGGTTAGGTGAGAATCGGGGATAGCTAGGAGTTAAAAACTCGGTCAAGATTCTCGAGAACTATGTGGCTCCGGTAATTCCTGAGGGTTCTTGTTGAATCTGAAAGAAAGACCAAGAGAATCTAAACAGCTATGGCAGACGTAAAGTCGCGAGGTCGTCGTCGAGATGACAGTGGGTGTAGGTAGATGTTAGGAGAAGAGATGGCGGAAGGGCGTCGTGGGATGGGAGAAAATGgcaggctgaggaggagaaatGGGAATGAATGTGGAAGGGGGCGGGTAGGAAAGAGCAAGTGAATAAGAAAAGTGGAGAATGGGGAGAGCGAGGCCTGAGGGTGAGTGAAAagcagcccagcccagcccatCATTTGGGGAAGGGGGAAAGGAATTTGTCTGAAGGGCGGGTGGCGGGTGATCCCAGCTGGAGGCTCCCAGCATGGATGGACTAGAACCAGAGCCTATGAATGGGCCCTGACGCGCCCTTCGACCGCCTTATTAGGCGCTTCTCACTGGATCAGCCACAACTTAGCGGTTCGTTTCCAGGGGGCTCGGCGTCTACTGGACAAGCGCACAGCGCACTCCCTCCCCAATGCGATGGGGCCGCTCCCTGGCTCACTTCCCATTCAGTCTTCACCGTCTAGGACTATTCAAGGGCAGGTCCCGTCGTCTTCTGGACCTGAATGCGGCCCAAAGTGGGGGATGAGGCAACAATTGGCAGGCCAAGACAGTGGAATAAGACGAGTTACAGACAGGGCGCAGAGTCAAGGCTCAGAAGTGCATGAATCGAAGTCTCACTATGTACAAAGGCAGCTCCAGGTGTTTCATGATGAATCAATCATTCAAGCTGTTTGCTTCTCTCTTGCTGTTTGCATGACCTCGGTACACGTCTTCTACCATCCATCACTGCTAACATATTCCAGCCGGGGTAGTCCAAGTATCAGACCTAAAAATCTCTCAGCACTGACCTACATGTAGGTAGT
This genomic interval carries:
- a CDS encoding kinase-like domain-containing protein, which codes for MAATVAPSHAGGLPSSSGIPAPSHSANSHSHAQDAPSGPTSPTPSPLPQTRKFNLRDFRRVRTLGTGTFARVCLVRPAATAHIPLDHQLNPEVYALKILRKPEVIRLKQVDHVRHERAILADVAGHPFITNLIASFSDQDSLYMLLDYVPGGELFTYLRKLRRFEESVARFYAAEIVLVLEYLHEQQGGIAYRDLKPENLLLDQEGHIKLVDFGFAKRLGYREDNRPVETYTLCGTPEYLAPEVIQNKGHTGAVDWWALGILIYEFLTGYPPFWHQNPIEIYKQILEKPVVFPQDPPLSEEAKDIIRSFCTVDRSRRLGNISGGAARVKAHPFFHDTNWDDIFNRRQKGPIQPPIRYPGDAQCFDVYPEDDGSREPYGREMAEKYDPYFADF
- a CDS encoding Endonuclease/exonuclease/phosphatase, yielding MTPPSIDLLYLTFNCAKNLLDIPVFGSHLQTAFRQNATGLPEVVVLSLQEVAPLAYSFIGGYFLNPYLSRYEQAINIAAQHIIDDISSRNSETVNTTPTALPSKPYTLVRAKNVGYTAIMLFAREPSRLKNIQEAEVGFGAAEIGNKGAVGLRMLYEADGGSSELTFVATHLAAMEWNLPRRNANWAAIMRGMAFENPEVVVNSYKTSVTPSPASTPPAEDEPERTRLLDNEHNEQHSQLQQQLHNISVFRPSSFLFVAGDLNYRISTTSPPPSATFPSLDPESENYYPDFFRLDQLTRERNAGRTLHGLSEHEVRFPPTYKYDVLPPRPGTREPELDVPWKFAVHRYPGWTDRILFLDVPSWLKKGNSQDPKFNVRAYDCLPVLRMSDHRPVFLRIDVPLISPSDMAPPSDLDRGVSKDPRARLPMEIDPEAWERRAAARRKEVMAGWSMYLWSTKQGVCILATVLAFGAGYIAAGKHSNIMYAKT
- a CDS encoding kinase-like domain-containing protein, producing the protein MTTMDLRVGNKYRIGRKIGSGSFGDIYLGTNIISGEEIAIKLESVKAKHPQLEYEARVYKSLAGGVGIPFVRWFGTECDYNAMVLDLLGPSLEDLFNFCNRKFSLKTVLLLADQLISRIEYIHAKSFIHRDIKPDNFLMGIGKRGNQVNVIDFGLAKKYRDPKTHFHIPYRENKNLTGTARYASINTHLGVEQSRRDDMESLGYVMLYFCRGSLPWQGLKAATKKQKYDRIMEKKMTTPTEVLCRGFPNEFAIYLNYTRSLRFDDKPDYSYLRKIFRDLFVREGFQYDYVFDWTVYKYQKNAQAIAQAAGQANPEDEEKARASRTNAATAGQSAAKPNAIPSTRRKMLERGSGAGVDTPDTNRAIGGSDRM